From Salarias fasciatus chromosome 8, fSalaFa1.1, whole genome shotgun sequence:
CgtcttgtgttttttcctgtcGGAGGACAGACGTGACGAGGAGAACAGATCCCCGGCTGCTCCGCATTTCAAACAGATTTACAGAAATACTGAAGCAACAAAAAtgctttctatttatttatactttcattttattcatgTCAATTGTGACTATGTCCTCTGGGATgaaatatttttagattttattaaATTCTAAGCTTGAAATTTTCCAATTTAGATCAAATATATACAAAagtttctgctttattttatgacatacatgtttattttcattaaaaaaaaaagttggttcacatgcatggttttttttgttgaatttcaCTTCGGAATAATGGGTATATTGTCTGAATAGATGTCACAACCctcagttttctctttttttaagagAAGCCAAGAGGCCTTAATGTGTGTTAAGTGGTATAATGATGATTAAACAGCTTTAATCATGAGGCTGAGCGACGACTGAAACATTCAGTCTCACTTCTGTCCCTTTACTTCCTGGTAAATCAGAGAAACCATTAGAAATAATACATGGTTACAGTAATCTGTATAAATGTCCACAGCTTTCCTATTTCAGTGCAGGGTGACAATTACAGAGAATTAAGTCCAATTCTCTTTTAATGATGAAACTCTTCAATAAACTAACAGAATTTTCTCCTTTTGCTTTAATTAGCCATTTGGGAGATTTCTAGAGCTCTTAGACAacagtgaggagcagcaggttaTAGACTGTCTTACGGAGTCACACTGCAGTACAGTATGATACACTGTCGTGGAAAAGAAGCTCAAAAACAAGACATTAGTAGTTTGAgagcttttgtttcagaaattcatgttttaaatTCTATTCAAATGAAGTGATTAACCCTTCACCGTCAGCTCACTGGAGTATTTACACCGTCGTACAGTTATTATAGACTTATGTCCAGGATCCTCAGCATCTTTCCAAGAGCATCATACCTTCTCAGACCCATTTCCGAGACAACGCTTAGATTTAGAACAGTAAATGAAGATAAACTcttgaaaaactgcaaaatgaaGTTAGCATACAGCCATATTAATATATTCATTGTGTAATTCCTCTTGGGTATTTTCTTAAGTAAATAAGTGTTACACAACATCTTCTGTCACGTCACTGCGTAAAAGCGGCTCTCAGAAGACAAAAGGTTGAATCTCTCGGCATTATGAGCGTAATCACACTGTAATTACACTTCATGTAAGACATAATCTGGAACTTTCTAGTATGCGAGCCGTTTCTGAAGGAATGAGGATAAGAATCAATCATCTGATAGATTAAGAGTCCTGACGGTTTCCACCAGCAGCAATTTCGGAGAATGAATGTGAATATTTCCTTGAGGTTTATGTTTCACCATGATTGgaaatgtcatattttttgATTCCACATCAGATCTCACATCTGTTGGCGTTTCAGCAGCGACACGCGTCTTCCTTCACTCACTTATGCTGTAGGCTGAAGCGGTTCGTCACCGAGCCGGTAACACGAGGATTTCCAGTTTTCTCACAATTTTCCCAACAATGGCGCTAAATATGTCGAAGTCATTTCTCGCTGCTGGCGGATCTGAATGGAGCACTCAAGGGCAAAGACACGCTCCATTGTCAGCTGCTTCTTTCTGGCAGCAGTTCAGTCCAGCTCCTTTTCTTTTGACTTCGTTCAAGCGTTGATAAGACGCCACCCGTTTACCGTCATCGGCCTGTGACACTTCCTCTTCTCAGAAACCttgtttgaaaacaaacaaaaaaaagaaagctcagAGGCTTTCTTCACGTAAACATCTCCTATCTGCACTcccttttctgaaatgttttctgttctcaCTGAGTCTCCCCTCGGCGGGCCGAGGCAGGGCTGCGCCTCCACCTCACCAAGTCCCGACAGGATTCACCCCGACCGCAGCGCTCAAGTCGCCGCCGTTAACGCGGCGCTGACTCACTGCTGACGGCCGTGAATCAGCCGGCTCGGCGTCCCCGCTCCCGCTGGGCTGATTCGGGCTGCTGGGAAGACGAGAGCGGGGTCTGCGATTTGGGACTCGCCACAATGACTGCAGACATTTCACAGAAGCCACAGCCTTTttcacccagtgtgtgtgtgtgtgtgtgcaaaacatTCCAGGTTATATTTTGTCTGCTCTGCAAAAATTTCAGACAATATCTTAAGTGAAAATGTTTGCTGGGATGGTGTAGGATTCATTGTGGTTTATGCATATTGCATTCTTTAATTAAAGGACTTTACATCGTAATGAGTGTAGTTGCATGGCGGTTTTAATTAGGAATTGATTTATTCTGagttaagtaattcagaattatacgAGTGTCGTTTTTACATGGGCAAAAAACGAAGGATTAAATCGTCTCTCACGCGGGGGTctgcgaagcgttctgattggacagggagCAGCCgcgacgtactgacgtctcccggaagtaaacggcgtttttctcatctttctttGTCGACTAACTTTTTGaagctacagctttgaaaatgtccgcgttgtttAGCGCCCGTccatccgctcgtttcattacgCCCCGTTCTTCTAAAACTgacgttaaataaatcgtcttcAACCGAGATGAAACGCTGAcagcgggccgccatcttggatatattgcgtcatcacgacggagcatgcgcagataATTACGCttctaaatgagaaaaaacGGTCTATTGAGATTTacacttaattctgaataaagttttcaggcatttACATGATCACTTTAGAGCAGAATTAGACTTTATGCGGCTCTATAGatataaaaagtcccatgtaaacacacgtcttgtgtgtgtgtgtgtgtgtgtgtgtgtgtgtgtgtgtgtgtgtgtgtgtgtgtgtgtgtgtgtatgtgtgtttgcacCTGGACGCCTCTCAGAAGAAGTTCTTGATGAGTGGGGTGACCAGTTTGACCCACAGCTTGACGTGGCGGTCGGGCCGCTCAAACGTGGAGCTGGACACCTCGGTGGAGCGCCGGTAGAGCATCTCCTGCTCCTGCGGTTCAAAACGCCACAACGTCAGTTCAGAACAGCGACTCGCTCACTATGAgcattagagagagagagagagagaagtaggCGGGacctcctgcagctggttctgcaGATCCTCGTTCTCCGTTACGATGGCGATCTGGGCCTCCAGGTCACGGTGAACCGAGCGGTAACCGAAATTAGGCGAGCCAATTAGAGTGAGGCAAGGCCGATCCTGTCCCTGGAGGTAATACCACAGACCTGCAGGGGTGGGGAGGGAGAGAAGTGAGCCAGCAAAGAGGTAATGCCGCTTCCAGCAGAGACTGCTGCCGGCGTGAAAACCACAACTAAAAGGCAGCACATGCAGAAATCCCCGGCCGTGGATCCAAAACCCCGAAATATGAGAGTGAGTGAGCGTGCGTCCTCGACCCGGGGCTACGGCGCAGTGACTGTACAAGCCTCCGTCTCGCACGCTACATACCGCCGCAACCACAGGAGCAacggcagcgagcagagagagagagaaatgcgTCTGGATCGAGAAACTCGTCAtgcaaaaggttttttttttccttctttttaagaGAAGAAAAGTGCTACTTTTGATACAAAATTCTAACACATGTCCAATCGGTGTGTGCAAACCGCACGTCGCCCACCTTTGGCGTGGAAGGTCCACTGCGACCGGTGGTACTCGTGCAGGTGCACGCGCTCCTGCTGGCCCAGCCGGCACACCTGGCTGTAGAACTGCCGGGCGATGTGGATGTACGCGGCCGGGATGGCCCCGGCCACGCCCTTGGCCCCGAAGAAGCCGTTGACCTCAGGCGAGGCGGTGAGGATGCGGTAGCTGGCGCCGGCGCCCAGCACCAGCCTCATGTACGCCCGGGTCAGGTTGAAGTAGCCGGACGTCAGGAAGACGGTGGAGTCGGGCCCGGCGTCCGTCAGCAGGCGCTGGAGGGAGAACGAGAGGAACCGTCACGACTGATGATGGGATGTCGGGCTTCCTTCGTCGGATCGACCTTCACCTGCGTGACCTGCTCGTCCACCCGGATGCCCAGAGGCTTCATCTGCACCAGAGGGAACACCCAGGTGTCCTCCTCGCCCTCGCTCAGGCCCTCGTCTTCAGAGTCCTCCGTGCGGTTCGCCAGCCGCTGCCGGATGTGCGCCGTGTTCACCACCTCCATGATCCTGTCCCGGGCCGCCGCCGAGAAGTCCTGACGGTTTCCTGGTGTCGGTGGAGACAACGGGAGGAGTGAGCGGACAACTGAGCTGTGAATAACATAATAACCATTACTGAAAATCTAGAACGTTTATTTTCAACACGTTAAATTCCATTGCTGCTTCGACTACTAGGAAATCACTGAAATTCCAGAACAAACAGGTTGAGGTTATATAAAAGTTTTGCAACTGAATTGTTGGAAAAGTGCCTGATAATTCCTGAGATTTGgcaagcaaagaaaaaaaaacaagtcaatgaaatgttctcGTGTTTCATTTCCACCACAAGGAGAGGAGAAGTTTTTAACTGACTGTCAAAGTAGGATTACGGGAACAgtctttaataaaaaaaaaaacaaaatcaagtgtttttaaGCCTAATTAGTGGTCACTTGAATGCACTTTTTGAAGTCAGGTGTAATCATTTACCCTCTAATTTAGAGTAAAGGGATTGTACTGTGTATTTTAATGGACGTCATCTTTTCCAATAACTATCAATGATCAAATCCCGCCTCTCTCGCGTCATCCAGAGGAGTGAAATGAAACGGATCATTCATCCTGATAAACGTTATTCACTAGAATTTCACCAGCAtgtgtgagcgagtgtgtgtgtgtgtgcgcgcgcgtgtgtgtgtatcagttcCCACCAACACCGTGACATCACAACTCTATTCCTGGTGTTGGTTTCCACGACGATCCGCTCCGGCAGACATTATGTCATTCATCTCTCAAACTAACATCCTGGCAGCCTGCGCTCTGGTTACGGACAcccggctctgtgtgtgtgtgcgcgtgtgtgtgtgcgtgtgtgtgtgtgtggagacaaaACCCTGTCAGGTTGACATCCGGCTGCACGGTGAGCTGACCACACGGCATCCTGAGCTTTCAAGCTCCATTATAAAGAAATCCATCGCCGTTGGAAACCCGGGCGCCGTGCGGCGTCACGCGCCGGGCAgggcagggcggggggggggagggggctccTGACCTTTGTAGGGGTGCACCATGCCCTCCAGCATGGTGACGGAGTCGtcgggctgcagctgcagcgacaCGTCGCCCACGGCGTCCACCAGGTCGGAGAAGAAGTCGGCCACCTCCCGGCAGTTCTCCAGCAGCACGTAGCGGTCCTGCCTGTTGGTGAAGTACGAGTCGCTCAGGTTGGCCCTGGAGGGACGACAGGCGAGCGGCGCCGTGGTGAGACCGGCCGGAAGCAAAACGTCTTCCTCAGAGATAATCTGATAAAAGATGGAAAACTGTGACGCCAAATCTAACCACAGAATCCGAAAAAACATTTGTGTGCAACACCTGGAGCAAATTACACATTTACAAGGTCAGACATCGTCATGGTTGCAATAAAATTCCAGCACAAAAAAGCTGAACTGAGTGAATTGGGGATGAAATGTCCCATAAGGCTTTCGTAACAACATTGTGACTC
This genomic window contains:
- the pgs1 gene encoding CDP-diacylglycerol--glycerol-3-phosphate 3-phosphatidyltransferase, mitochondrial, translated to MAAPMSWRRLVQSVYSPAIAGVFTRITDRLFRARERTGGSSVLLLAPLLAETDPAPRRVSRPTGSAGCQGTDGLCTHFRWMAEHVPAFRVPGTHVHILTSPDQFYQTMKARIKTAQRRVVMASLYLGTGHLEQDLVDCMEEALRRSQEGGRSPDLKVSLLLDYTRGSRGQVNSRTMLLPLLQRFTSQMRVSLYHTPDLRGLLRLLVPQRFNETIGVQHIKVYLFDDSIIISGANLSDSYFTNRQDRYVLLENCREVADFFSDLVDAVGDVSLQLQPDDSVTMLEGMVHPYKGNRQDFSAAARDRIMEVVNTAHIRQRLANRTEDSEDEGLSEGEEDTWVFPLVQMKPLGIRVDEQVTQRLLTDAGPDSTVFLTSGYFNLTRAYMRLVLGAGASYRILTASPEVNGFFGAKGVAGAIPAAYIHIARQFYSQVCRLGQQERVHLHEYHRSQWTFHAKGLWYYLQGQDRPCLTLIGSPNFGYRSVHRDLEAQIAIVTENEDLQNQLQEEQEMLYRRSTEVSSSTFERPDRHVKLWVKLVTPLIKNFF